A portion of the Chelmon rostratus isolate fCheRos1 chromosome 15, fCheRos1.pri, whole genome shotgun sequence genome contains these proteins:
- the slc35g2a gene encoding solute carrier family 35 member G2a, which translates to MESTHLLGSSKKRVKIHPHTVTAKYATHTPYSPQPGVHTHFPQPGDEGYDDAPSFEDFGSFLEETSDRKQLTESKRWPLTLFGSKDKDAATKPQAAGGGDGSEGGARAAKGSGRGVGEQLASFGEASVSASRLTWVGLVGAALAHGCLIVLTRLASEHFSLGPLFLLLVRSIVQLLSVAVPLHRGENPFGPEGYRLRLLCYGIAYSLSLCCAYSSLTFVSPGNGMTTWRLATTALSATLAFLLLEERLGLADGITIAAGLCGLGLVLLPTEEESNSDAPTDPVVFWRGAFGWSLSALAGLWMALALVGYRSLKERVGVGTALFTVSWTGCLLAPASLALLQEGWSWPVSAPAWGLVLGLVACSVAAFLGMTHALTRLHPALVSASQSLEVPVAMLLHLAVLPLAPTAPEVVGNVLVILSVGWLVAMKLLPSRGGGRRQREEYEEILDSPIK; encoded by the coding sequence atggAGTCCACTCACCTCCTGGGCAGCTCTAAGAAGAGAGTAAAGATCCACCCCCACACCGTCACAGCCAAATATGCCACGCACACCCCCTACTCCCCACAACCCggggtacacacacacttcccccAGCCCGGGGATGAAGGCTACGACGACGCGCCGTCTTTTGAGGACTTTGGCTCCTTCCTGGAGGAGACGTCCGACAGGAAGCAGCTGACGGAGAGCAAGAGGTGGCCTTTGACTCTGTTTGGCTCCAAAGACAAAGACGCGGCCACTAAACCTCAGGCTGCTGGGGGAGGAGATGGGAGCGAGGGGGGAGCCAGAGCAGCAAAGGGGTCTGGGAGAGGGGTAGGGGAACAGCTGGCTAGTTTTGGGGAGGCTTCTGTGTCTGCGTCTCGGCTCACCTGGGTAGGACTGGTTGGTGCTGCGCTGGCTCACGGCTGTTTGATCGTCCTGACCCGCCTGGCCTCCGAACACTTCAGCCTGGGCCCCCTGTTTCTGCTCTTGGTTCGCTCCATCgtccagctgctctctgtggctGTACCACTGCACAGGGGGGAGAACCCATTCGGACCAGAGGGGTATCGTCTCCGTCTGCTCTGCTACGGCATCgcctactctctctctctctgctgcgcCTACTCCTCCTTAACCTTCGTCTCTCCTGGAAACGGCATGACGACCTGGCGCCTGGCGACCACGGCGCTGTCGGCGACCCTGGCCTTCCTGCTCCTGGAGGAGAGGCTGGGATTGGCTGATGGGATCACCATAGCTGCAGGACTGTGTGGTTTGGGGCTTGTGCTGCTTCccacagaagaggagagcaaCTCAGATGCACCGACTGACCCGGTCGTGTTCTGGCGGGGGGCGTTTGGCTGGTCTCTGTCGGCTCTTGCCGGGCTGTGGATGGCTCTGGCACTGGTTGGGTATCGTTCCCTGAAGGAGAGGGTGGGAGTGGGCACAGCTTTGTTCACGGTAAGCTGGACGGGCTGCTTGCTCGCGCCGGCCTCCTTGGCTCTGCTCCAGGAGGGATGGTCCTGGCCCGTGAGCGCACCAGCCTGGGGCCTGGTCCTGGGCCTGGTGGCCTGCTCGGTGGCAGCCTTTCTGGGAATGACGCACGCCCTCACCCGACTCCACCCGGCTCTGGTCTCCGCCTCTCAGAGCCTGGAGGTACCCGTTGCcatgctgctgcatctggcTGTGCTGCCGTTGGCTCCCACTGCACCGGAAGTCGTCGGGAACGTGTTGGTCATACTGAGCGTCGGTTGGCTCGTGGCGATGAAGCTGCTCCCCTCTCGCGGGGGAGGGCGCCGCCAAAGGGAGGAGTACGAGGAGATTCTGGACTCGCCCATTAAATAG
- the LOC121618902 gene encoding pentraxin-related protein PTX3-like, whose product MRVFRTWRVLCVLGFVGASLCVNEYEGNYADNYDNEISQAQQEGETPTTPCQAADFSRWDKLFIALEDSHMRQNMLLESLEQCCGGMVSLRAQVDKLARGAGQQCPPSLESACRAQAEQVRVRLHQGLVELREEEAERERRLNATLQQLLHSSHEGNARLKRLEDGRGHRAGAADSRMGHPPTLRPESLEAAFGVGVKPFPSVLKEQEVTSPLDTATMERALVALVTELQKVHLQLSRVIEQGGTLRKGRGDT is encoded by the exons ATGCGTGTGTTCAGGACCTGGCgagtgctgtgtgtgcttgGCTTCGTGGGTGCATccttgtgtgtgaatgagtatGAAGGGAACTACGCCGACAACTACGACAATGAGATCTCTCAGGCCCAGCAGGAGG gagaAACTCCAACCACACCATGCCAGGCTGCAGACTTCTCTCGCTGGGACAAGCTTTTCATCGCTCTGGAGGACTCCCACATGAGGCAGAACATGCTGCTGGAGTCTCTGGAGCAGTGCTGTGGAGGAATGGTTTCCCTCAGAGCCCAGGTGGACAAGCTTGCAAGGGGGGCAGGCCAGCAGTGTCCACCCAGCCTGGAGTCAGCATGCAGGGCGCAAGCAGAGCAGGTGAGAGTCAGGCTGCATCAAGGCTTGGTGGAGCTcagggaggaggaagcagagagggagaggaggttAAATGCTACcttgcagcagctcctgcacaGCAGCCATGAGGGGAATGCCCGGCTGAAGCGGCTGGAGGACGGCAGGGGCCACAGAGCgggagcagcagacagcagaatgGGACACCCACCAACATTGAGACCTGAAAGTTTAGAGGCAGCATTTGGCGTGGGGGTGAAGCCATTCCCATCTGTCCTgaaggaacaggaagtgacttcACCTCTGGACACGGCCACAATGGAAAGAGCCCTGGTTGCCCTGgtaacagagctgcagaaggTTCACCTGCAGCTGAGCAGAGTGATAGAGCAGGGAGGAACATTGAGGAAGGGCAGGGGAGACACATGA